AGTTTGGACGTAAAATAAAAATGCTAAAGGCAGTGTAAACTTCCTTCGACGTTATCGTCAAATCTTATCGTAAAATAAATTATATGGCTTATTTATTCACTTCAGAAAGTGTTTCTGAAGGACACCCAGATAAAGTTGCAGATCAAATTAGTGATGCTTTAATTGATAATTTTTTAGCGTTTGACACCGAAAGCAAAGTAGCTTGTGAAACACTTGTTACTACAGGACAAGTTGTACTTGCTGGTGAAGTAAAATCTACCACCTATTTAGACGTTCAAAAAATTGCTAGAGATACCATAAACAAAATTGGCTACACCAAAGGCGAATATATGTTTGACGGCAATTCGTGCGGTGTTCTATCTGCAATTCACGAACAATCTGAAGACATTAGTCAAGGTGTAGATCGTGGAAGTAAAGAAGAGCAAGGTGCTGGAGATCAAGGTATGATGTTTGGATATGCTACGAATGAAACTGAAAACTTCATGCCACTAGCATTAGATTTATCACATAGAATTTTAAAAGAACTTGCTGAATTACGTCGTGAAAACAAAGATATCAACTACTTAAGACCAGATTCTAAGAGTCAGGTAACTATAGAATATAGCGATGACAACATCCCGCAGCGTATTGATGCCATTGTAGTATCTACACAGCATGATGATTTTGCAGATGATGATGCTATGCTAGCGAAAATCAGAAAAGATATTGTAGACATTTTAATACCACGTGTTGTTTCTAAACTCCCAAAACAAATTCAGGTATTATTTAATGATGATATAACATATCATATTAATCCAACAGGAAAATTTGTTATTGGTGGTCCTCATGGAGACACAGGATTAACAGGGCGAAAAATTATTGTTGACACTTATGGAGGAAAAGGCGCTCATGGTGGTGGTGCATTTTCAGGGAAAGACCCAAGTAAGGTGGATAGAAGTGCTGCTTATGCCACGCGCCATATT
The nucleotide sequence above comes from Flavobacteriaceae bacterium HL-DH10. Encoded proteins:
- the metK gene encoding methionine adenosyltransferase; translated protein: MAYLFTSESVSEGHPDKVADQISDALIDNFLAFDTESKVACETLVTTGQVVLAGEVKSTTYLDVQKIARDTINKIGYTKGEYMFDGNSCGVLSAIHEQSEDISQGVDRGSKEEQGAGDQGMMFGYATNETENFMPLALDLSHRILKELAELRRENKDINYLRPDSKSQVTIEYSDDNIPQRIDAIVVSTQHDDFADDDAMLAKIRKDIVDILIPRVVSKLPKQIQVLFNDDITYHINPTGKFVIGGPHGDTGLTGRKIIVDTYGGKGAHGGGAFSGKDPSKVDRSAAYATRHIAKNLVAAGVADEILVQVSYAIGVVEPMGIFIDTYGTCPFNMTDGEIAKKVSTIFDMRPFAIEERLKLRAPIYSETAAYGHMGRKNETVTKTFSQPNGDTKTLDVELFTWEKLDYVDKVKEVFEI